Below is a window of Virgibacillus sp. NKC19-3 DNA.
GATTTTATCGTGTAGATATTGAAACCAAGCAACGCTTTTTGAAAAAGAGTGGTCAATGGTTTGCTGAGATCGTAAAGCAGAACGGATTTTAAATGAAGTAGGTTTATAGTATTGATTTGGATAGAGGTGCTGCAGACATGGAGAATATTCTTGCTTTTGATTGGGGAGGAACAAACATAAAATATGCTCTCGTTGATCAAAACGGAAAAATCATTAATAAAAATCATGCACCAACACCAGAAAGCCTAGAAGATTTATTCGTATTTATTGAGCGCCAATTACAAGAACAATTAAGCAAAGAGGTAACCGGAATAGCAATTAGTTCCCCAGGTTCTGTGGCAGAAGACGGAGTGATCCACGGTTCTAGTGCTATCCCTTATATACATGGACCAAATATGAAAGACCTTATCGAACGACGAACAGGATTACCCGTACATATTGAAAATGATGCCAATTGTGCGGCTCTTGCTGAAGTGTGGAAAGGGGCCGCCAGTGGAAAAAAAGATGTTGCCGTTGTCGTTATTGGAACAGGGGTTGGTGGTGCTCTAATAAAAGATGGTATGATTCATAAAGGTAGCCATCTACATGGTGGTGAATTTGGCTATATGATACTCCAACCTGCTCAATTAGGGAATGGAATGAATACATTCAGTGAGGTTGCTTCCACTTTTTCCATGATCAAACGTGTTGCACACCAAAAAGGATTGGATAGATCGTCCCTAACTGGTGAAGAGATATTTTTAAAGGCGGAACAAGGGGATAACGTATGTATTCAGGCTATTTCGGAGTTTTATCAAATGCTTGCTATTGGGTTATATAATATTCAATACATCTATGATCCAGAGATGATTTTAATTGGCGGGGGGATTAGCGATAGAAAAGATTTAATCTATCATTTAGAAGAAAAGATGAAATGCATTGTGAATAAGATTGATGTGGCAACAATGATGCCAGTAGTTAATCGATGTTATTTGAGTGCTGATTCTAATTTAATCGGTGCAGTATATCATTATTTGCAAAAACAACTTAAAAGTTACTAACACCATAATTAAAATGACTCTATATCAAAAAAATATAGATTTTGATATAGAGTCATGACGATTGCAAAAGGAGTTACGCTCTATTATCTATCAAGAGACTAGAAAAATAACTATTGAAAAAATGAAGGAGAAGATTTAACATGTTATATTCCTTGCTTGAACATACAACAAAACTACATGTATTTAAAAAAACTAGAAAAATGCTGTTTATTTAACTTGCCCCAAATACTTGTATAAGATGGTAATATATCTCATTTATAGAGTGAAGACTGGATGATAAAAGTTGTGCAAACATCTACATGGATGTTTTACAATTAAACAGTTACTCTGGATTACTTGTTACGGATTAGGTTAAATAAAGTTGGGAGGAAAACACATGTTAATAGGGGGAATCGAAGCAGGTGGAACTAAAATTGTCTGTGCGGTAGGCAATTCCACCGGCGAGATAAAGGCAAAGCAAAGTATACCTACACGAGAACCGGATGAAACACTTGCAGAAATTAAGAATTTCTATTCGGATTATGAACTGGAAGCATTGGGTGTCGGGAGTTTTGGCCCAATTGATCTAGATAAAAATAGTGATACGTATGGTA
It encodes the following:
- a CDS encoding ROK family protein, which gives rise to MENILAFDWGGTNIKYALVDQNGKIINKNHAPTPESLEDLFVFIERQLQEQLSKEVTGIAISSPGSVAEDGVIHGSSAIPYIHGPNMKDLIERRTGLPVHIENDANCAALAEVWKGAASGKKDVAVVVIGTGVGGALIKDGMIHKGSHLHGGEFGYMILQPAQLGNGMNTFSEVASTFSMIKRVAHQKGLDRSSLTGEEIFLKAEQGDNVCIQAISEFYQMLAIGLYNIQYIYDPEMILIGGGISDRKDLIYHLEEKMKCIVNKIDVATMMPVVNRCYLSADSNLIGAVYHYLQKQLKSY